The nucleotide sequence GCCGCCCTGGTGCTGCCCGGGCCCGGGCTGCTGGCCCTCGTGGCAGGTCTCGCCGTTCTCGCCCAGCAGTACGAGTGGGCGCGGCGCTGGCTGCAGCCCGTCAAGCGGAAGGCCTTTGCAGCGGCCGCGCAGGGGGTGAAGAGCACACGGAACATCGTGCTCAGCTTCACCGGCGCCCTCATCCTCGTCCTGCTCGGTGTCCTGTGGGGTGTGCACCCTGCCGTGCCGGGGTGGTGGCCGCTCGGCGACCGCTGGTGGCTGCCGGGCGGCTGGAGT is from Arthrobacter burdickii and encodes:
- a CDS encoding PGPGW domain-containing protein, which produces MARPPRQRRTGAVFAGRTTPHGASRIIGLIVGWLLVLIGLAALVLPGPGLLALVAGLAVLAQQYEWARRWLQPVKRKAFAAAAQGVKSTRNIVLSFTGALILVLLGVLWGVHPAVPGWWPLGDRWWLPGGWSVGSGLVVSGLLAAAFIVYSIRRFRPQT